CTGTATCAGATAAGCGCGTACACCGTTCTGCGCCTCAGAGACAGCCGCCAACAGCACCTCGTCTAGAGCTGCACTTTCCAGAGCAGGCACTGTCTCGCCCACACCATATCGAGTCGTCCACAAGCTATCCGGTACGAAAGCATCGCAGACCCGCCGCCAGAGGTGGCTAGGGTTCCAGGCTTTGCCATCGCGCACGGTCGGCCTTGAGAGCGTCAACGTCGCCTGAGCCAAATTGACAAGTTCATAAAAAAGGCCGTCATCGTCACTGCGTTCATTGCCAGGACGCAACATCACGCCACGTGCAGTCAATGCTCGGCGCTCACTATCAAGATACAGCGGATCTTCGCTGGCAGGCATCGGGAAGACGCCCTCCGCCATCCCCAGGATATAGACATGCTGATGCGGCAAGCCGCGTGCTTCTGTCGCTCCTGTGATCAGCACACGCCCGCTACGATTGGCTTTACCTGCCTCCGGCATCGCATTTTTGATAGCTAATTGCAAATCTGCCAAAAAAGCGCCCCAGGAAACCGTTTGTGGGGCCATATGGATAGATTGCAACAGCACATCCGTCTCTAGCATGCCGCGCATAAGGCGCTTCAGGCTATGGATCGCTGCGACATCGCGCCGTATCAGATGGGCATCAGCCCCTTCGCGGATGCAGTGCAGCACCGCATAATGCTTTGGCTCTGGCTGAACGCCGTCATACCACTCACCCTGATCACCATCATCGAGGCTGTCGGAGCCAAGCAGTGCGTCTACCCAGGCGACATATTCTTCAACCGTCGCCATGGCAGGCGGCGTCACCTGACCAAAGAATGTCTCCAGACTCAGAGATAGATCACTGAGTTCATCCACACTGGCGAGATAGTCTGCTTCTTCATCAGCATCTTCATCGAGCGCAACCACAGCACCACTGGCAGGGTCCAATGCCGTTTCCCATTCAGCCCAACCACTGATGACCGCTTTCTCCCGGCTGATGCGATCCAGCAAGTCAACCCAGGTCACATCCATGAAGCCCGGTATGGCTAAATAAGGGGAGCGCAGCACATCGAGCACATCACGCCGACGAAAGCCGCGTTCTGGCCGCTGAACATCAGCAAGTTGCAACAAGCGCATCAGCGCCACAATAGCCGGATTCTCATAAATCGGTTGGGCGAAGTGACGCAGCACAGGCAAATCATACAGCCGCGTATACGTCTCAATATCATGTTGATAGCGATGCCAATCGCGCACCACAACCAGTATATCCTCTGGTGCCGCCTGCCCTTGCAAGAGCTTTTGCTTAACCGCACGCAGCACTGCGGCTGTTTCCTCGGCAGGTTCTGGCGCTTCAATGAGGTGCACAGAATCACGGTCGTTTGGCTGCACCTGCAAATTCTGGCTAGCGAATAACTGCCGCGCCAGGTGATTCAGATCAGGTTGACGATGTGGGTGAGGATCAAGGGCGGGCTGCTGCACCGTAAAAGATGTGCCCAGGGCCTCATGAGCACTCTGTAATTGTTGCAAAGCCTGCTGAAAGCGTAGCCCAACCCGCTGTACAGAGGCGGGCAGCCCCGTCAGGGTGATGAGCGCCTGACCCACACGCTGTGACAGTGCTGCAACCAGCATCGCCTGCACAGGTGTAAATTGATCGTAACCATCAATCAACAACAAATCGACATCGCTGGCAAGCTGCACATGCCGCTCGACAGATTCCAACGCCAACCAGCTCTCGCCTTCACGATCCGCCAGATGGCCTTGCTGCAAAAGTGCCTGATATTGCGCATAGATCATGGCTAATTCGTGATCTTTTGGGGCCTGTGCTGCGGCTGAATATTGCTCCGGCGTCACACGGTTTTGCTTGAGCTCATCAATGAGGCTGGCAACAACGCGTAAGAACCCGGCCGTATGGGCAATACTGCCATAAAAAGGCAGGTCCTGGGACTGGTTCAAGCCAGCGAGCACCTGCCGCAAAATGCCCAACCGCGCAGCTTCATTGATTTTGCGCGGCGGCTCCCCGGCCAAATTGAGCAAACGATTGTTAAGCTCATAAAAATTGAAAAACTCAACATTAAAGAAAGCGATAGGGTCCGTCGTCGCCAATTCTGCCAGCATCCGCTCCCGAAAAGCGAATTCCTGGCGTTTCGTCGCTAACAGCACCCAGATACGAGGTAATCGCTGTGATTGCGCTTGCATCACAGCGAGCAGTTGGCGCAGTGCCAGCGCGGTCTTCCCCGCACCGACCTGCGCTTGCAACACGGTTGTCGTCATGGTTGAGCCTAATTGAGGAGGAGTTTGGCTAGCTTTGCGAGATCATCTTTTTCGACACGGACTTTCGCAAAGTATGTATCGCTGAGCTTATAAGACAACTCATCAATGAACGCCACCGCCACCTGGGGGTTCTCAAGGGTAATCTGCGTCACAGGGGGCGATTTGGTAAAGACGACCACGCCCCACACCTGCACATACTCCAGATCACGGCGCTTGAGATACTCCCGCAGTTTTTTGATGTCTTCAACGGCTTCTTCGCTGGGGCTCCAATTCAAAGGCGTCCATTCGCCTTTTTCTCGTTGCTGCATCCAACGCACGCCCTCGTTGTAGAAGACCCCTTCACGGTCCACAATACGGAAAACAAGCACACCCGGTGGGCCAATCAGTACCGCGTCGATGTAGCCGACGGCCATCTTACTGACATTACGCAAAAAGAGGTAATCATCGTTCAGGAACTCAGACAGAGCATGACCTGTGCTCTCCGCCAGCGTATTATCTGTACGCCACGTCAATGCCCGGATCGCGATACCGATGGCGAGCAAAATAAAAATGACGCCAACGCCAATCAGCACATGCCGGACAAGATCATACAGCGAATAAGAGGGATTACTGGGAACAACAAGCGGAATTACAAACAGGCCAATGCCAATAACCAGGGCCAATATCCCTAACAAGGCTAAAAAGAGTGCATATGTCAAAAAAGTGCGCGACCGTCGCGCCAACGCCCGACGCGGAACGACATTACGCATGGATTATTCCTAACTTGATCGAGTCGAATGATGGATAACCAAGCAGATTCGTGATGACAATAAACAAAGAGACGAATACACTGCGACGAATGCCACTAAGAAACAGGCGTATCGCTCTCATTTTTGAGGCTCTTTTTGCCGTTTGACGCGCCACCTTTACCCGTTGATTTCTTCGATTCAGCAGATTTTGTCACCCCATTAGGGCCTGTCGCTGTTGCGGATTTTTTCGCATCGGATTGACGTACAACTGCCGAGACAGCATTTTGCTGGCGACGCTTGGCAATCACGGATTCCAGCGTACCCTGTAACTCATTGAATTTGGGCAGTGGCTTTGGCAGCCACAAATCAGCCTGGGTCGATTTCATCGCTTCGTCTTTTTCCGCAGGCGGCAACTTATAGCCTGAGGTCAGGACAATAGCGATTTTGCCCAGGACGGGGCTCTCACGCAGGCGCTCAGCGACCTGGACGCCATCAATATCGCCAGGCAGACGCACATCTAAAAGAGCAAGCTCAGGCAGTTCCCCTTTAAAGCGTCCGTTATCAACATCATCAATCCAGTCAACGGATTCCTCACCATCCACGAAGGCGACACCTTCAATGCCCCACATTTCAAACATGGCGAGCAATACTTCATAAATATCCGGTTCGTCTTCAACAACCATCCACGTAGACAATGTTGACTATACCTTTCCGCTTTTGCATATGCAGGCCAACCCAAGATTGATTCACTGCATTTTAGAGTTCATGATAGCCTGCCACAGGATCACGTCAGAGCAAAACTTAACGCACCTATACGAGTCCATTATGAGCAACTTGCAGCTATTTTTCAACCAATTGAGTGAACCTCTTTACAATCCTTTATTAACTTAGAGTATACCGCAAAGTGAATCAGACATCAGTTAACAATTGCATAGCTTGCTTATAGCAGGTGGCTTTTCACAGCTTTTACTTTATGCAGCCATCTTGTCCGGTATAATGTGTAACATCACTGGACGACTTCGCCTGTCACTTTAAGCCATACAAAACAGGCAGCGGCCAGCAACACATCACATTTGGAGTAGTGCTTTGCATTGGTTAATCGCGGAAGACGAGCCTGACATTCGCAATTTGGTCGCTATGATGTGCCAGGTATGGGGGCATCAGCCCATGACCTTTGAAAGTGGGCAAAAGGCCTGGGACTGGCTGGATAAAGTCGAAGCAGGCGATTTTACAGGCGATCTACCGGATCTGGCGCTCATGGACATCCGCATGCCCGGCTACCGTGGTGATGAAGTGGCCCAGCGCATCCGCAAGACAGCTTCACTCAAGGATATTCCGATTGTCCTGATGACGGCCTTCGTCCTTTCTGACGAAGAACGTAAAACGATGATGGAAGAGGCGGGTGTTGATATGATTATCAACAAGCCACTGCCGGATTTTGGTGATCTGAAGAAGCTCATTGATCAGGTCATTGCCAGTCGGCAAGCCTCTTAAAGCCATCCTGAGCCCAATAATGAGGCTTTTCCGAAAGCGCCAAAACCGTTTTTGAAGTACATTGAAGTAGAAATAGTTTGTGCCAACGCATAGCGAGCCAACCCTATGAGCGATCCCAATCCATCCAATATTCCTCTGCCGCCGCCACCTTCTGACAAGGAAGTGAACGAGGCATTCCAACAAATTCATGAATTGGGCACAGCGACAGAGAGTTTCTTCAGCCGTTTGTACGATAACTTCACCAAGCGCAACGAGCTAAAGAAGGCGCAAGCCTCCTTGACATTGGCACAACATCAACTGCATCAGAGCCTGAACGAAAAGCAGCGACTCGCCAGCCTGGTCCAGAATAAACAGTCGGAACTCAATCGGCTTTATCGCATCCTATCGCGCATCAGCGAAGGCATCATCATGCAGGATGTGAAGGGCCGCATGGTCATGATTAATGATGCCGCACGCCAGCTCATTGGCAGCGAGCGAAACTTCTGGAAGAGCGAACTCGGTACACTTTTTAACGATTATAAAGATATACAAGATGTGGACAGCGAACTCGCCTTGTTAGGCGAACCTTCTCAGGTTGAAGTAAACGGGCACGTCCTGGAAGCACAGCTCACTGCTGTGGGTGATAGTGCAGGACAGCGCCTGGGTACGATCATCATCATCCGCGACATCACCCGCGATACCCTGGCGAGCCGTATTAAAAACAGCTTCGTCTCGCACATTTCGCACGAACTCAACACACCTATGAACGTCATGCGTGTAGCGAGCGAAATCCTGATGAACCAGGAAGAAAATGAGCCGCCTAATCGCCGTATGCTGCAACTGCTCAGTCGTAACATTGATATTCTCGACCGCATGGTAGACGAATTGCTCGATGTCTCTGAGATGAGCGGCGGCACTTTCAGTATTGAGGCCAAACCGATGCTGCTAACGCCCATCATCTGGCAAGTTAAAGAGACCTTCCTAACGAGCATCGCCGGGGCGGGATTGTACTGCTTCACCATGATCGAACATGAGGAATCGCTCACCATCACAGGTGATGACAAACGCCTGGAATGGGCTATCAGCCATCTGGTGCGCAACGCCATCGACTATAACGAACGCGGCGGACTGGTCGAAATTTCTGCCGGGATCGAAGACAACGGCGAAGATAGTTACGTCGTGCTCACCGTCCGTGATACAGGCGTTGGCATCTCTCCCAAAGATCAAGCCAATGTCTTTGAGCTGTTCTATCGTGGCGAACCGATCACGCGGTCCGGCAAGCGGCTGGACCCACGCGGCCTGGGCCAGGGCCTTTATATTGCTCGCACCATTATCGAAGCCCATGGTGGCAGCCTGCATATGTCCACCGAGGTGGGCCAGGGGAGCGAATTC
The Phototrophicus methaneseepsis DNA segment above includes these coding regions:
- a CDS encoding PD-(D/E)XK nuclease family protein: MTTTVLQAQVGAGKTALALRQLLAVMQAQSQRLPRIWVLLATKRQEFAFRERMLAELATTDPIAFFNVEFFNFYELNNRLLNLAGEPPRKINEAARLGILRQVLAGLNQSQDLPFYGSIAHTAGFLRVVASLIDELKQNRVTPEQYSAAAQAPKDHELAMIYAQYQALLQQGHLADREGESWLALESVERHVQLASDVDLLLIDGYDQFTPVQAMLVAALSQRVGQALITLTGLPASVQRVGLRFQQALQQLQSAHEALGTSFTVQQPALDPHPHRQPDLNHLARQLFASQNLQVQPNDRDSVHLIEAPEPAEETAAVLRAVKQKLLQGQAAPEDILVVVRDWHRYQHDIETYTRLYDLPVLRHFAQPIYENPAIVALMRLLQLADVQRPERGFRRRDVLDVLRSPYLAIPGFMDVTWVDLLDRISREKAVISGWAEWETALDPASGAVVALDEDADEEADYLASVDELSDLSLSLETFFGQVTPPAMATVEEYVAWVDALLGSDSLDDGDQGEWYDGVQPEPKHYAVLHCIREGADAHLIRRDVAAIHSLKRLMRGMLETDVLLQSIHMAPQTVSWGAFLADLQLAIKNAMPEAGKANRSGRVLITGATEARGLPHQHVYILGMAEGVFPMPASEDPLYLDSERRALTARGVMLRPGNERSDDDGLFYELVNLAQATLTLSRPTVRDGKAWNPSHLWRRVCDAFVPDSLWTTRYGVGETVPALESAALDEVLLAAVSEAQNGVRAYLIQQHSDLWAHVMHNIQVEQGRLSRQPHDAYTGKLSHPALVAQVQDELGLQRQWSASQLNEYGTCAFRFFASRFLKLEALEEPEEGMDALQLGSLNHAILEQTYRQLGRDGIAISPDSVACAEALDILEEVAQICFVKAPREYGFRPTARWQQEQQVILRRLQLMIQLDFSESAPLPGADRLPYDMELRFGFANSPQVAIPINDEERIYVRGSIDRVDRIGDTLYVIDYKSGSTQIPLREMETGRNFQMMVYLLALEDILRQRGETNLRVGGGFFWHIRNQKDSGKVDMDVHFESIEAARKHLTRHLHHARQGDFRVQPGKVDNARCTSYCDFYQLCRLSVTNQYKYP
- a CDS encoding nuclease-related domain-containing protein produces the protein MRNVVPRRALARRSRTFLTYALFLALLGILALVIGIGLFVIPLVVPSNPSYSLYDLVRHVLIGVGVIFILLAIGIAIRALTWRTDNTLAESTGHALSEFLNDDYLFLRNVSKMAVGYIDAVLIGPPGVLVFRIVDREGVFYNEGVRWMQQREKGEWTPLNWSPSEEAVEDIKKLREYLKRRDLEYVQVWGVVVFTKSPPVTQITLENPQVAVAFIDELSYKLSDTYFAKVRVEKDDLAKLAKLLLN
- a CDS encoding response regulator, with product MSTWMVVEDEPDIYEVLLAMFEMWGIEGVAFVDGEESVDWIDDVDNGRFKGELPELALLDVRLPGDIDGVQVAERLRESPVLGKIAIVLTSGYKLPPAEKDEAMKSTQADLWLPKPLPKFNELQGTLESVIAKRRQQNAVSAVVRQSDAKKSATATGPNGVTKSAESKKSTGKGGASNGKKSLKNESDTPVS
- a CDS encoding response regulator — encoded protein: MHWLIAEDEPDIRNLVAMMCQVWGHQPMTFESGQKAWDWLDKVEAGDFTGDLPDLALMDIRMPGYRGDEVAQRIRKTASLKDIPIVLMTAFVLSDEERKTMMEEAGVDMIINKPLPDFGDLKKLIDQVIASRQAS
- a CDS encoding sensor histidine kinase, whose protein sequence is MSDPNPSNIPLPPPPSDKEVNEAFQQIHELGTATESFFSRLYDNFTKRNELKKAQASLTLAQHQLHQSLNEKQRLASLVQNKQSELNRLYRILSRISEGIIMQDVKGRMVMINDAARQLIGSERNFWKSELGTLFNDYKDIQDVDSELALLGEPSQVEVNGHVLEAQLTAVGDSAGQRLGTIIIIRDITRDTLASRIKNSFVSHISHELNTPMNVMRVASEILMNQEENEPPNRRMLQLLSRNIDILDRMVDELLDVSEMSGGTFSIEAKPMLLTPIIWQVKETFLTSIAGAGLYCFTMIEHEESLTITGDDKRLEWAISHLVRNAIDYNERGGLVEISAGIEDNGEDSYVVLTVRDTGVGISPKDQANVFELFYRGEPITRSGKRLDPRGLGQGLYIARTIIEAHGGSLHMSTEVGQGSEFTVLLPYRAQPALAS